The following are encoded together in the Ovis aries strain OAR_USU_Benz2616 breed Rambouillet chromosome 15, ARS-UI_Ramb_v3.0, whole genome shotgun sequence genome:
- the MSANTD4 gene encoding myb/SANT-like DNA-binding domain-containing protein 4: MKQLKRKRKSNFSVQETQTLLKEITKRKEVIFSKQLNTTINVMKRMAWEEIAQCVNAVGEGEQRTGTEVKRRYLDWRALMKRKKMKANIKLVGSGFPLPTSDLDDSLTEEIDEKIGFRSDTNFDWQNVADFRDAGGSLTEVKVEEEERDPQSPEFEIEEEEEMLSSVIPDSRRENELPDFPHIDEFFTLNSTPSRSAYDEPHLLVNIEKQKLELEKRRLDIEAERLQVEKERLQIEKERLRHLDMEHERLQLEKERLQIEREKLRLQIVNSEKPSLESELGQGEKSIHQPQDIETEKLKLERERLQLEKDRLQFLKFESEKLQIEKERLQVEKERLRIQKEGHLQ; encoded by the exons atgaagcaattgaagaggaaaaggaaaagcaatttcAGTGTACAAGAAACTCAGACCCTTTTGAAAGAAATTACGAAAAGGAAAGAAGTAATTTTTTCCAAGCAGCTCAATACAACAATTAATGTAATGAAGCGAATGGCTTGGGAGGAGATTGCACAGTGTGTGAATGCTGTAGGAGAAGGAGAACAGAGAACAGGGACAGAAGTGAAAAGAAGGTACCTTGACTGGCGAGCCCTtatgaagagaaagaagatgaagGCGAACATTAAGCTAGTTGGTTCAGGGTTTCCCCTTCCCACATCTGATTTAGATGACTCTCTCACTGAAGAGATAGATGAAAAGATTGGATTCCGAAGTGATACAAATTTTGATTGGCAAAATGTGGCAGATTTCAGGGatgcaggtggatccttaactGAGGTCAaggtggaagaggaagaaagagatccCCAGAGTCCTGAA tttgagattgaagaggaagaagaaatgttGTCATCAGTCATACCAGATTCCAGGAGGGAAAATGAACTTCCTGATTTCCCCCACATTGATGAATTTTTTACTCTGAACTCAACACCATCTAGGTCTGCATATGATGAGCCCCATTTGCTTGTAAACATAGAGAAACAGAAACTAGAATTGGAAAAACGAAGGCTTGATATTGAGGCTGAAAGACTGCAGGTAGAGAAGGAACGCCTACAGATTGAGAAAGAGAGGCTGCGACATTTAGACATGGAGCATGAGCGACTTCAGCTGGAGAAGGAGCGGTTGCAGATTGAAAGAGAGAAGCTGAGGTTACAGATAGTCAACTCAGAGAAGCCATCTTTGGAAAGTGAACTTGGTCAAGGGGAAAAGTCCATACATCAGCCACAGGATATAGAAACTGAGAAGTTAAAACTTGAGAGAGAACGCTTACAACTGGAAAAAGATAGGCTGCAGTTTTTGAAATTTGAATCAGAGAAGCTGCAGATTGAAAAGGAACGCTTACAAGTAGAGAAAGAGAGACTACGAATTCAGAAGGAAGGACACTTGCAGTGA